TAAGACTGGAAAGTTAGAGACGAATAGATACCCGAAATGGAAGCCAGTAGTTCTCAGCCTTGGCTGAATATTACGATCACTCAGAGAGTTCTTAAAAATACCATCAATGGACATTCTGATTTATTAGGTGTGGTGTAGCTTAGGAACCAGTGTTTTCACCAGCTTCCCTTCTTGGTGAAAAGTCACTGATCTAGTAAGAGGTAGGATCTGTGCAGGGTCAAATAACTATTTGGTTTCAAAGTCAGGACTAAAATCCAAGCCACCTGACTCCCACACTTTGAACTTTCTGCTCCCCTGGAAACCCAAGAGAACTAGGACTGCAATGCATGTCATTCTGCCTAAACCAACTAGACGCTGAATGGAGGTAGGAGATCAATCCAGTTAATTAATAGCGTGCTTAGGAAACTCTGGAAAAGCACAACTTTAATGGCTGAACAATGAGGCATCTTAGAGTGAAGTAACCCCTTAAGATAGCCCCAAAACTGGATAGAGACACACTAACTCCATCCTCGTGGATGTCTGCTTTTGTGTAGTTTGTTTTGTTGCATATAAATAgatgagtttttcatttttccattcatttcaacTGTCCTGAGAAGGTGAGGCTGGGTGGCTCTCATGGAGCACAGTGACTTCTCTGGATCCCATGAGATCCACAGAGAAAATTCTTCTGTGACTGAGAGCCCTGTGCGTCCAATTTATTAGTATAATTGGATATTAAAGTATTCATTTGTCTAAGATAAATCCCCATGGGCCAACTAACATGTCAACAACTGTATGAATCAAgttaaggggtgtctgggtggctcagtcagttaagtacaaccttggctcaggtcatgatttcatggtttgtgagtttgagccccacatcaggctctgcgctgacagtgtggagcctgcttgggattttctgtctcctctctctctgcccctcccccagctcacatgctcgctctctctctctctctctcaaaataaataaataaacatttttttaaatcctgcctgggattctctctctccctttctctccctgcccctccccactcatgctcccatgctctttctctctcaaaacaaataaactttaaaaaatcaaaccaagGCACACTTGGTGCATTTTCATTGCTCTAAGACTCTCAAGTAatataaagtaggaaaaaaagagaatttcctATTATTTAATAAGCCCAGTACATCATGAAATCAGGATCTTTCAGATCATGGTGATCAGCTGAGAAGCCCCTGATATTATCCAGGTTGATTTATTTACTGAATAAGAGGACCCAGATATTCCATAAATTCAGGACAAGGCTCAAGGGGTAACACCAAACAACAGGGACCTTCCATTGGTGGTCTTTGCTACCCGATCCTCTTATAAGACCATTTGTAACCCTTAGCCTCTCTCCCCTGAccaagaaaagaatatttgaaagtcAATAGTCTCCTATTTGGGCTAAAGTAGCTATTATCTAAGTGAAAGACAAAAGGGTAAAAGTGGTaccagggaagaaaggaaggaaagaggaaagaaaagagaaggataGGGAGGTTGTCTTAGCTAAAACTATGCTTCACCTAGTCCTGAGGCAAGGGGAGGGGATCTTCTAAATATAGACTATCTGGGTCAAAAAACATGTTAGTCCTGTCCTAAAGAGAAAGGGGCACATAGGGAGGAGACTTGGAGTACTCAATTGCTCAGTTATCACCCAATTCTCAGGCCAGAACGTTATCTACAATCTAAATCCAGAAAATCCCTAGGTAAGCTTGAGACAAAGGGGGACTGGGAGAACAACACATCTGGGAAATAGGGCCTAGAATGTTGGAAAAGCCCAGTCACCCTCAGCTCATTCATGGGTGTGCATTTTCCCCATTTCTAGTTTCTCACCCATCTCACTTGGCCATCTTCTCAATGTCCTTACTTCCCCCTGTGTGGGTTCCACACCAGGGCCAGCCTTTGTGCCCAATTTGAGATGCATGGAATAAAACCTCCCCCCAGCACACTGGTGCCCGCCGTAACAGGACAGCCACTCCACACTCAGGACCATCCTCTCTGGGCAGCAAACCCTCCTTTGTCAGAGACAGGCTCTGGATACACGAGCACGCTGAATATATACTGAGAGGCAGTTACAGGAGCAAGCGAGGTGGAGTGTTGTGACCAACTCTGCGGTTTAATGAGGCTCTGCCTTGTTGTTTCTCTGTGTATCCCACTCTCTCTGGCCTAACTTGACTCGGGGTTTTTGTTCCTAGACGAAGCAAGCAACTTATGTTCTCTTTCTGACCCGAACTACCCCTCTTCCTAGCCGAGGCTGCGCCATACTTGTGGCTGGCCCATCCTCCATGGAACATAAATCTCCAGTCACCTAGCTCTTACTCGCCTGGCAAAATTCTTCTTCCCCTGTCTTTTGCCTTCTGCCCACATACCTGCACCCACCTTTGGCTATTTCAGGTCCCCGGGACAAAAACTGTGGTTAGCCACGAACTGTAAACCAACCCAAAGTAGCCACACTCGTTGACTGTAGATGCTCAGGGGCTCCCATTAGAGCCTACTAATGTTGTCACCCGAGAGGGAGAGTTTGCTCCCATCAACAGCAGACTCTTACAGCTACTCTACACCTCTGCCCAGCCATCCTTAACACCCTGGGTCTCTGAACAACACTACAGAATGGCAAGCCCACAGGCATAAAAGGAGCCTCAGAAATTATTTACTTCAACCTGCTACTTAATCCAGGGACCTTGTGCAGGGGACCTGACAGGTGGTCCGACAGCTGACACAGGATTGCCAATGCCCTCATGTTGACAGCACACAGAAGAGagggcaggccagaagggacGTCTGTGTTGCCCTAACAGACCAGAAATGGACTCAGAAATGTACTTGGAGTATGATTTTCCTCCCTTTTGAACAATAGGGCTTACAAATTATAAGGAAGTTCACAAATGTATGGTGTTCGTAACAGCAAGTATTCTTTCAGGGTTAGCGAGAAAAACCACAGGTCCCTGGGTAAGTGTGTTTTTTACTCATTAAGCTCCCTTTTTGGTCGGCTATCTCATGCCGAATTTCTGTCTGCGTGACCAGGAGCCTGTAGCCGCTGGAGCCCAGTGAGTAGTGCCTTTCCTGGGTAGGTATCCTTCAGGCATCCAGCACCAGCACCCCGCGCTCCCACTCCCTTCCATCCCCTTCCAGGAAGAGTCACCTGCAGCAGTTTCTGCTGGAGGACTGTGTTGTCCCGGGGATCTGTGCGGTTGCCCAAGCGGAACTTGAGGGGGCGGTAGATGCAGCAGGCGGTGAAACAGATCATATAGAGCATGTACAGGGCACCCAGAATGTGAAAGTACCGCCGTCCGTATCTCTTCCACTTGAGGCTCACCAGCTCTTTCACTGGGGTCTGGTCCAGGATCTGGCGAGCCTACCATGGAAGCAGTGCAtaggttggggggcagggggtgactGGCACGGTGAGGAGTGCTGGATTTCCCGCCAGGTCCCAGAGGGCAGCGCAACAACAGCATCATCACTATTCATTCTGTTAAAGAAGTAAGCACGAGACGCCAGAACCCCAATGAGGCTTTGAGGGATGAGCAGTAGTTAGTAGAAAGAAGGGGGAGTTAGAGATCGGTCCACAAGCAGCAGCAGTCGCCAAGGCAGCCAGGTGAGAGAGGTGGTCATCTGCAAACAAGGTGCATCTGGGGACATGAGAAGACCCGTGGGGAGTGGCGGGCAGGAGTTGTAAGGGGTGACGTAGATAAGAGGCAGACCATCAGGTATTGGGAGCACAGTGGGGAGTTTGAATTATCTTTCCGAATGCAATAGGGAGCACAGAGGGTTCAAGCAAGGAAGTGGTCCTATTTTCTCTGCAAGTCTTAGGCACTGGAGGGGAGCAGTAGAGGCACGGAAAGTTGGATGAGGCAACCATCTAAGCCTCCGCGGCAGGCTGGAGTCTGATAGAAGTACACAGCAAGGGGTTAAGCACAAAtgagagtggggggtggaggggatgagGCGTCTGAGAAAGTAAGAAAAGGCAAAAGTCAAACCATAGCTGTAGGAATGAACCATCAGCCAACAGAATACCTTTTCTGCTGAacccagagggaaggagagatggtGGACAGTTTCTCATATATTTGGCAGCTCAAGGCAGGAAGTAGGAGGAGCCCGATTTTTGCAGAGAGCCTCAATTTTTGCCATAATGTAGGAGTCTGGGCTTCGAGGGAACTAAGGGGGGAAGGCTATGAGAGATGTAAAAGGGGCTAGGAattttgaaggaaaggaaaagtagcTGACTAAGACAAGAATAAAACCTGGAGGAGAACACCGAGAGCTCACTGAAACCAGACATCAAGGATTTATGTCGGCACAATTCACACAGCGGGATTGGCGTTCTAATTCCTAAGAAATCCTGATAGAAGTTTATCTGCTTCCAGGAATATTCTCTGAATAAGATCACACTAAGTGACCTTTCAAGTTCTCTCTTACTAACGATTGCCTGCATTTTATGGCCTTAGAAAGGTTCTTAGGAAATTGCCAGGTTGcagataaacaacagaaattctaTCTTGCCACTATTTTGGAAGTTCCCGAGGACCCGAAGCATTTGTTCCTTGCTCCTAGAGTCTTTGACAAATTTTCCCTTCCTACTGTTCACTCAGTTCAGTACTATCAGAATGGCGCACGTGTTTCCCGCTCTCTGGGgagctctttcccctcctcttcctggtgAATTCCAGCTCCCCTAGAAGACCCAGCTGAAGCCCTTCCTCTGTGACATCTTCCCTGGCCCATCCAggacaagtcacttgacctcAGTGTTGCTGCCACTGTGCATGGTGCAGACTCCTATGGTGGCATACATTGTACTCCATTGCACTTACTGAGGACAGGGAGTAGGGTGTGAGGAAGCAGACAGGAACTATGATTGATTTCTGTACTCTCAGTTCCTTATACAGCAGCTGGGACTCAGAAGGTCCTCagtgtgctgaatgaatgaatgaatgaatgaatgaatactacGAAGTGGCTTCCATTTGGAGACTCCCTCAGCTAAAAGGTTAGTATGAGAAAGGTAAGCAGAAAGGGCTggagctgggcagagggagaatgcaGTCAGACTGGACTTTTCTCCCAAAGGCTCCATGGTTCGGTTCTCATCTCCATTTATTATAAATCAGGGAAGTGTCTGGAGCCCAGGATGTAAGCAAATGGACAGGCTTTGCTCAGACACTTGACAGCCCCTGGTCATCTGTGGCACCCATACCTCTCGCTTCTTGGAGGAAATCACCAGCTCTAGAAAGGACACGTCCTCCCCCCAGGAGTCGATCTCGGTGAGGTCATAGAGAGTGGAGGTCAGCGGCCCGTAGGTCCACTGGATGTGCTTCCGCTTCTGCATCAGGTGCTGGAACATCTGAGAAGACACGGTGGTGAGTCGGAGGGTCAGCGTGAGAAGCTGGGCCGGGGGGTCTCCACCGCTGACGAGGGCTACGGCCCGCTCCTTGCGACTGATAGACAGTTAGTTGCATGAGCCTCCTTTTTTCTggttgtctttctttcccacacaCCCTATAAGGATCTGAAAGAGGAGGACGGGCAAAGGGAACAGAACGCCGGGCTCCCAGAGCAGATGTCCTAAAGCGACATTCTCAAAGCCTCCCGCCCAGGGGTCCCTGAGGCTGAGCATTTAGCGACGGAATATGGAGGAAGGGGCCCCACCCTCCGGGCAGTTGGGCACCAAGGGTCTTTGAAAGGCTGCCATGGGGCCAGGGGAGTGTCCCTCACCACGGTGTTGCCCTCCACTCCGGCCAGCTTGAAGGGGGTGAGACCCTGGTGATTGGGCACGAGGTCCAGGGACTGCAGGTGGTCCCTGCGCCCATCATAGGACAGCAGCAGGTTGTACATCTGGCAGGCAAAGGTCTTGTTGGGCTGCAGGACGAGGATGTGCAACACGGTGTTTCCTGGGGGAGGACGCGGGCGTCACGTGGCCGTTGCGCTGAAGTCCCCGCTGATGCCTTGCCCGACCTGGGGTGGCCCCTGCCCTCCCGGCCCCCAGCTCTTACCCAGGGAGTCCTGGGCCCGGATGTCAGCTCCATGCTCAATGAGCAGCCTCACCATCTCCTCACTGCCCACGCAGGCAGCAAAGGACAAGGGGTGCTCCCCTGTGGACACAGAAGGCTCGCTGCCGTGAGGGCCCgatgggctgggggatgggcagcgTCCCCGAGTGACTGCCTCCTTGCCCTCGCGTGGCAGCTCTGGGCTCGGGGACGCTCGTCagcagaagcagaggcagggaTGGAGCACGCGGCGCGGGGAGGCTTGGCTCTGGCCTGAAACCCTGGAAGGCCCGGCCGCTTCCGGCTTTTCCGGGGGCCGGAGCCCTCCTCGGCCCGCCCTCCCTTTGCTCTTGCCCACCTCCCCAtgtcccttcctcccagccccgGCCCCGCTCTCACCAAAGTAGATGAGGTTGCGGGGGCTGCGGCGGAACGCCGTGCCTGTGGCTCTCGCAGACACGCTGGCCCCGTGGGCAAGCAGGGCTCTCACCAAGTTCACGTTCTGGTTCACGATGGCTATGTGCAGGGCGGTCTGACCtggcccagagagagaaagagagacgtcTCAGTGATGGGGCTGTCCCCAATTCTTCCAAGGACACAACATCTCACTGGCAGGCAGGAGGTCCCTGACAGGTCCTGGCATAGATTTCTGCCCTTGGCTTAGCACAGTGGCCTGAGACTCAGGGCAATTTGTCTCATAGGCTGTCCACCTCACTGTCCCCACCTCTTGACTGTTGTGGGTAGGGTGTACATGGGATCACTGTAATGTTGctataagagaaagaaacagagttttGTCCTACAGGGAACATGAGAGGagttgaaaggaaaggaaacagtgaATGGCTAAATAAAGTCACATATGCTtgcaatcccagacttcaagctgtattacaaagttataatcatcaagacagtatggtcctggtacacgaacagacacatagatcaatggaacagaatagagaacccggaaatgaacccacaaatgtatggccaactaatctttgacaaagcaggaaagaatatccaatggtaaaaagacagtgtcttcagcaaatggtgttgggaaaactggacagcaacacgcagaagaatgaaccttgaccactttcttacaccatacacaaaaataaactcaaaacagatgaaagacctaaacataagacaggaagccatcaaaatcctagtggAGAAAACAGGcgacaacctctttgacctcagctgcagcaacttcttactcgacatgtcttgggaaacaaaagcaaacatgaactattgggacctcaccaagataaaaaccttctgcacagtgaaggaaacaatcagcaaaactaaaaggtaaccaacagaatgggagaagatatttgcaaatgacatctcagataaagggttagtatccaaaatctataaagaacttatcaaactcaacacccaaaaaacaaataatccagtgaagaaaggggcaaaagacatgaatagacactttttcaaagaagacatccagatggctaacagacacatgaaaaaatgctcaatatcactcatcatcagggaaatacaaatcaaaaccacaatgagataccacctcacaccagtcagaatggctaacattaacaactcaggcaacaacagatgttggcgaggatggggagaaagagaaaccttttttttttaatgtttattcatttctgagagacagagcactagaagtggaggggcagagacagagggagacacagaatctgaagcaggttcttggctctgagctgtaagcacagaccccgatgtgggacTCGGACTCAccagccgcgagatcatgacctgagctgaagttggacacttaatcaactgaaccacccacgtgccccaaataGGAATcgttttgcactgctggtgggattgcagactggtgcagccactctggaaaacagtgtgaaggttcttcaaaaaattaaaaatagaactaccttatgacccagcaattgcactactaggtatttatccaaaggatgcaggagcactgattcaaagaggcacatgtaccccaatgtttatagcagcactatcaacaataaccaaagtatggaaaggacccaaatgtccatcgactgatgaatggataaagaagatgtggtaccggggcacctgggtggctcagtcagttaagcggccgacttcggcccaggtcatgatcttgcggtccatgagttcgagccccgcgtcgggctctgtgctgacagcttggagcctggagcctgtttcagattctgtgtctccctctttctgacccttccccgttcatgctctgtctctctgtctcaaaaataaaataaacgttaaaaaaattaaaaaaaaaaaagaagatgtggtgtatatatatatacaatggaatattattcagtgatcaaaaagaaagaaatcttgccatttgtaacaatgtggttggaactagagggtattatactaagagaaataagagaaaaacaaatatgtgacttcactcatatgcggaatttaaaatacaaaacataagggatgggaggcaaaaataacataaaaacagagatggagacaaaccataagagactcttaaatacagagaacacactgagggttgctggtggggagttgggtggggggatgggctaaatgggtgatgggcatgaaggagggcatttgtcggaatgagcattgggtgttacgtgtaagtgatgaatcactaaattctattcctaaagtcattattacactatatgttaactaacttggatttaaattataaattaattaattaattaattaataaagggCAGCTGCGTTTGGAGCCCTCTATGAagagatgaatctcaaaaaaaaaaaaaaagaaagaaagaaagaaagaaagtcacgGATGCTAAAGGCCAAGACTGGGATGTCTGCATGCCTTCCAACTCAAGGGCAACCTTCCTGAACCCTCTAGCACCTCTTCCCAGGCCACCCTTCGGAGACCCATTTTAAGAGGTGACATCAGACTCTCCCACACCTGTCTCCACCTTGAACTACTGTGTGGGCTCCTCACCTACAAATGGCTCACACAAGGTGGGCTCCTTGACCAGCTCCGGGGCAGCCTCTATCAGCACCACGGCGGCCTCGAGATTGTCATAGAGGGCCGCTATATGCAGCGCGGTCTCCCCCAAGGCTCCTGGAGGGGAGTAAGATAGGAGTGTCAAACGCCTCCAAGAGCATCTTGAGGAAGGGGCTCTGGCTCAAGGCTCTCTCCCCGCTTCCTCGCAGAAATCCTCAGCGTCCGGGGGCGAGGCAGGGCAGGTGGCCTGGCTCCATCACACCCAACCCACCTCTCTGTCGGAAATCACAGCTTCGGTCCAGCAGAAGTTTCTTGAGGGCACACAGGTCATTTTCCTTGGCTGCCTGAAGCAGTGGAGACTCTCGGATCCTGGGAGAAGATGAACGTGAGTCCAGTAGAGACAGAATCACTGAGaggccaaaggcagagagaggatcagaGACCTTCTCTACGTGGAACAGATACGAGTCACACAAAGTGTGCAGTGACACATTGCAAAGAGTCGTTAACTGGACTCTAGCTGAGGGTCAGACTGGGGTGAGAGTTTCCCCCGTGGTTGTGTCATTGCCAGCTCTGCCCAAGTCTGGTGGGGGTggttggtgggggggaggccTCAAGGCTCCGGTGGGCAGAAGACTTGTGGGGGCAGAAGGGGCCCATGCTGCAGAGCTGGTGGCCCTGATGACCCTGACAGGAGGCCATCGGGCCTAGCTGAATCCACCTAAGCTGAGTAAATGTTTTCACCCCTGCTCCCAGGCCTGCTGAGCTAGCTCTCCTTAGGCTAAGGGAGTTAGAGAGaccagaggagcagagaggcagagaggggccagCTGTTGGAACTTAGGTGATTTACAAGCTGCCAAAATTCCAAATACCCCTCAGGGCTGCTCAGAGTCAGATccacgctgtgtgtgtgtgtggggggggggtgcggaggaCGGATTCCTTCCGTGTTTTACCCCATTCATAACTGAGGAGGATCATAGCCTTGGGCTCCTCTGGGAACCTAGCAGCTAGGAGCAGAAGCCCTGTGGTATCCGTCCTAAGGCACCTCTTGTCagttcatctttgtttcttccctGCCTGGATGAACCAAACAAAAGCTAAAGCTGCAGGCACAAATCAGATCCCAGGGTGAATACAAGGCAGGGGAGGGTCACGAGGGGAGAAATGAGAGGCAAACAGACCGACCAGTGCTTCCCCTGCTGTCCCCAGGTCCCCCATCCTCTCTTCCAATCGCTCTGTGAGCCAGGgggaagaacatttttatttaaagaagaagctttttatcttgaggtggAGCTCAGGTCTGCCCATTAGAAAAGTACTCTCAGGAGGGACCAGCAGAGTAAGGGCCAgcgccctccccacctcacctaGACCCTCAGGGTGAATAGTCCCAGCTCAGGGTAACCAGGGCTAACCTGGTTTCACCCCCTGTGCTGGACGCACCGCACACAGCCTTAGCAACCAGGCCTCCAGCGCACCGCCCTCTTCGGAGGGCAGGTCCAGAACCCAGCTCTCTCTCCAAGACTGCTCTGGCCTCACCCTGAAGTTtcgagggaggtggggaggccaaAGGTTCCCTcacagggcctggggtgggggttggtgagCAAGCAGAGAGCCTTTCCCAAATGAGGGCTCCGACTGCAGCCACAGCCAGCTGTACCGTTTGTGAAGCCCAGCGCGAAAGAAAAATGTAGGACTCCCTGTtcgaaaattaagaatttcaagttgACCACAGCAGCGCATTAAACCAAGTGCAGGGGTTTTCTGCAACATGGGATCCTGTGCCACTGTAGAGGCCACCTGCCCACGAGGCCAGCCCTGGCTGGACCGCAGGCCTGCTACTGTCTGCTCACCCCATCCCCAGGCAGCTCTCAGATGGGTGACAGGTTCCCCAGATGCTCTGAGGCAGAGGCCCACCTCTGGGAGGATATAGGTCCCCGCCCTGGCCGCTGCTTTTCCGTGAAACACATCAGCCCCACCTGACCTGCAGGCATCCCCCGGGCAGACACAGGCCTCATTCAATCTACCGATGATCCTCCTGACCCAGCATTCTGCTGCACaaagtagacactcaataaaagGTAGATAAGCTGAGTTTCCCTCATCAGCTGGTCAGCTCCAGAAGTTCTACAGAACACagctctcctcctctttttcacACAAGCAATTTTCCTTCACGCTAATGGGAATGCTTCGCTCTTTCTCCAGGCAACAAGTCTTCCAAAACCTGCAGGATCTCGTGCCTTCCCACCAGCCTTCACCTGcctgtcctccccctcccccaatctgcTTTCTTCTATCCTTCTTCTGTTCCCGTCCCTTtctgtcccccagccccctcctccaccagccAGGCAGGTTGGAGCTGTAGTGTCACTTTGTCCCGGGCTTCGAATCTACACCGAGTCTCCTCCTGCCCACTGACAGAGACAGCTGGGGTTTGGAAGGAGTGGGTTGGGTGCACCCAACCACCTGACACTGGATGCTGGGCCGCTGCAAGCAGAGATACAGCAGCGGAGTGGATCAGAGGGTTGGGGGATCAGGGGGAGGTGGGACGTGGCACGACTGGGGCAGCCTACCTCTTCTGTTGCAGCATGTGGGCCTCGTCCAGATGCTGATCCCagtcctgctctctgagcagccAGGAGGCCAGAAGTTTCTGGAGTTGGACCCTGGGCCCCTCTGCCTTAGGTGGAGGAGCCCCCATATCGTCTTCTTTCAGGCACTGGCAGGTTAGGGAATGTGGTAAAAGGAGCCGGTCTAGGAGTCCACAGAGGAGGAGGCGGGGTCTGTTTGGGGTTGGGACTGAGAGTGAGTATATCTCCAGTGTGACTTGTGTATACAGCGTGCAGTTTGTgggtggagtgtgtgtgtatgcagtgAGGCGACTGGGGGCCCTGCCAGGAGAATGTGGCTTTACCTGGAGGGGAGGAGCTCTCTCTAGAGAGCCCCCGGGCACAGAACCTGCTCTAgagctgggaggggaggtggaggagggaacTTCCttcccagcagtgggctggggctgcaggggagACAGGGGAAGGCTAGGAGACTGTGGGATGTAGAGGGGGAGCAAGGATGAAGCCCAGAATGTGGGCCCCACATGCAAGGTGAGCACTTACTGGGATACAGGAAAGCAGAAAAGTGAAAGCCCTCCAGCTTGACAATCAGGCAGGTTCTGGCTTGAACGCTGGCTCTTGTCCCCTTACAGATCACTTAAGTGAGCTTCCCAGGCCTCAGTCTTCCAATCTGTAGAACGGGGCCAATAATTGTTCTGTCTCATGTGTCTGTAAAGCCTGAGCGTAAGAGTTCAGTGACTACTGGTTCTCCTTCCGCAGATGGGCTCCAAGCCCTGAGCGCTGCTTGTCTGCATTGCGGTCTTTGTGGTTGTCTCTGTTCTCAACCTTGCAGCCAGCCTCCCGAAGGCTTCCAGGCCACGTCCTCAGTGaaacttctcttccttcccagctTTGTGGAGCCTCAGTCAGGGGAGACCCCAGAACTGGAACAGCAGGAGCTGAGCCGAGGTGGTGGACAGAGAAATCTGGGGACTCTCTTCAGGAATGATGAGGCAGGACTGAGGACACATCaccttttgtgttattttctaaTAGGGtggtttctatttctcttctgattGGAAATGCTTGTTACTGAATTCGAGTCACCCGGGAGACA
This DNA window, taken from Panthera tigris isolate Pti1 chromosome A2, P.tigris_Pti1_mat1.1, whole genome shotgun sequence, encodes the following:
- the TRPV5 gene encoding transient receptor potential cation channel subfamily V member 5; translated protein: MGAPPPKAEGPRVQLQKLLASWLLREQDWDQHLDEAHMLQQKRIRESPLLQAAKENDLCALKKLLLDRSCDFRQRGALGETALHIAALYDNLEAAVVLIEAAPELVKEPTLCEPFVGQTALHIAIVNQNVNLVRALLAHGASVSARATGTAFRRSPRNLIYFGEHPLSFAACVGSEEMVRLLIEHGADIRAQDSLGNTVLHILVLQPNKTFACQMYNLLLSYDGRRDHLQSLDLVPNHQGLTPFKLAGVEGNTVMFQHLMQKRKHIQWTYGPLTSTLYDLTEIDSWGEDVSFLELVISSKKREARQILDQTPVKELVSLKWKRYGRRYFHILGALYMLYMICFTACCIYRPLKFRLGNRTDPRDNTVLQQKLLQEAYVTQQDKIRLVGELVTITGAVIILLLEIPDIFRVGASRYFGQTILGGPFHVIIITYACMVLVTMVMRLSNMNGEMVPMSIALVLGWCSVMYFARGFQMLGPFTIMIQKMIFGDLMRFCWLMAVVILGFASAFYVIFQTEDPSNLGQFYDYPMALFSTFELFLTVIDGPANYEVNLPFMFGIVYFAFTIIATLLMLNLFIAMMGDTHWRVAHERDELWRAQVVATTVMLERKLPRFLWPRSGICGCQYGLGDRWFLRVENHHDQNPLRVLRYVEAFKGSDKEDGQEQLSEKQPSVSVIESGTPARASLAPPTPSLSRTTSHSSSSHRGWEILRRNTLGHVNLGLDLGEGDGEENIYHL